The following coding sequences are from one Ornithodoros turicata isolate Travis chromosome 1, ASM3712646v1, whole genome shotgun sequence window:
- the LOC135393315 gene encoding uncharacterized protein LOC135393315, translating into MVTCHLCPPADRQHYTTALGLQVHLANVHNLATPCIPFCETLCTLRNYTNRYELHLHDRDDDGQDVSTFFHENGRYLAGVLRHFGFPLRFYVLLKAELGRHTPEDEIIFVTQFIPSSVHTLWSERDVERAVIEVGTEVTNNLEKLEMQGSGFFLFRIHACILHVGRLAPQLIGCTDFELPNELKKKCRCLLNVDLHEDSEQNMCFAFCVLAGLHPAKGSYRRRASSYRSYLSQYVFPETFPVVFPKDVEMFEKQNDVSINVYGYDKDEKYVYPIKVVDDQCKKHVDLLLIDFHFVLITNFNALFTPPGYFHCKRCTMGFTTPGVLADHLLMCKQQKVSKTIFPKKGETLSFAGEHLMSEVPFYCVYDFESVLSPCSGGGNVYEEHIPSSFCLLVIRSCDSYVLKKHIYRGADCVSVFMELLRNLHDELYAMLHETVPLQMTPGDELEHSEATHCNICKEPFTKKQKVRDHDHVSGEFRQSLCQGCNLKLRIPRKVPIIAHNANYDLGFIVAHLHLLRKTDIRVIASSCQKFKAIDIGVFRFIDSLSFLNASLDTLTKNLCDKGESNFRCLRQFFAEEDYFRLVVRKGVFCYNYVTSFERYDEPCLPSRDQFFNQLNGSEVSEEDYRHAQNVFEKFQLKSLGEYSDLYLLTDALLLADVFQNFRIWALETHKIEPLHFVSLPGLSMSCALKMSRINLDLIHDPDAYLLIERGLRGGMTQCSTRMATANVPGTDQYDPEKPKTIIHYMDINGLYGTVMREPLPFGDFEWLSPEEVAGLDVTLVADYADVGYFLEVDLAYVQELHERHKDLPLAPEKMSVPYELLSDYQKDLMKKFNLPQHDIEPKLLLTLLDKKKYFLHYRSLKLYLQLGLRLEKIHRVLRFKQKPFLRSYVDFHHELRKQATNTFEPGAIGISLRFSL; encoded by the exons atggtgacatgccacctttgtcctccggccgatcggcagcactacacaacagcgctgggacttcaagttcatctggctaacgttcataaccttgcaacaccctgtatcccattttgtgagacactctgtacgctccgcaactataccaaccgctatgagcttcatctacatgacagagacgacgacgggcaggatgtcagcacattctttcatgaaaacggacgctaccttgccggtgtacttcgacatttcggatttccgttacgcttttatgttttgctgaaggcggaactcggtcgacatacgcctgaggatgagatcatatttgtcactcaatttattccttcgagtgtgcatacgctgtggtcggaacgagacgtagaacgtgctgtcattgaagtaggcactgaagtcaccaacaatttagaaaagcttgaaatgcaagggtcgggatttttcttatttcgaattcacgcctgcattcttcatgtcggtcgtctcgcaccacagctcattggttgtaccgactttgaattgccaaacgaattgaaaaaaaagtgtcggtgtcttctgaatgtcgaccttcacgaggatagtgaacagaacatgtgtttcgcattttgcgtacttgccggtctacatcctgcaaagggttcttacagacgcagagcttcatcctacaggtcatacctgtctcaatatgtatttccagagacgtttcctgtagtgttcccgaaagatgtagaaatgtttgagaagcagaacgatgtgagcattaacgtgtacggttatgacaaagatgaaaaatatgtttacccgattaaggttgttgacgaccagtgcaagaagcatgtcgacctactgctgattgacttccattttgtactcattactaatttcaatgctttgttcacaccacctggatattttcactgcaaacggtgtacgatgggtttcaccaccccgggtgtactcgccgatcatctactaatgtgtaaacaacaaaaagtgtccaagactatttttccaaagaagggtgagacactgtcgtttgccggagagcatttgatgtcggaagttcccttctactgtgtatacgactttgagagtgtactatcaccgtgttcgggaggcgggaatgtctacgaggaacacatcccttcatccttctgtctcctcgtcatacgctcgtgcgattcgtatgtcttgaagaaacatatttaccgtggtgcagactgcgtttccgttttcatggaactattgcgtaatttgcatgatgagctgtatgcgatgttgcacgagactgtgcccttgcaaatgaccccaggagacgaactcgaacattctgaagccactcactgtaacatctgtaaagaaccattcactaagaagcagaaagtgcgagaccatgatcacgtaagtggagaatttcgccaatcattgtgtcagggatgtaatctgaaactgcggataccacggaaagtgcccatcattgcacataatgccaATTATGACCTCGGATTCATAGTAGCTCATCTGCACCTGCTTCGGAAGACAGACATCAGAGTGATAGCCTCCAGTTGTCAAAAGTTTAAGGCTATAGACATTGGTGTGTTCCGCTTCATAGACTCGTTAAGCTTCCTCAATGCTAGTCTCGACACACTGACGAAAAATCTATGTGACAAAGGTGAATCTAACTTCAGGTGTCTGCGTCAGTTTTTCGCAGAGGAGGACTACTTCAGGTTGGTTGTACGTAAAGGGGTTTTCTGTTATAACTACGTTACCTCTTTTGAACGTTACGACGAGCCCTGTTTGCCATCACGTGACCAGTTCTTTAACCAACTGAACGGATCAGAAGTGAGCGAGGAAGATTACCGCCATGCGCAAAAtgtgtttgaaaaatttcaactcaagagcctgggcgagtactcggatttgtaccttctgacggacgcattgcttctggcagacgtgtttcaaaacttccgaatatgggcgttggagacgcacaaaattgaaccacttcatttcgtgtcactcccgggactaagcatgtcttgcgcactaaaaatgagccggattaatctggatttaatccacgatcccgatgcctatctgttaattgaACGGGGCCTGCGTGGTGGTATGACCCAGTGTTCAACGCGAATGGCCACTGCAAATGTCCCAGGGACAGATCAGTACGATCCCGAAAAACCAAAGACCATAATTCATTACATGGACATAAATGGACTCTATGGCACAGTGATGCGTGAACCACTCCCATTCGGAGACTTTGAATGGCTGTCACCCGAAGAGGTTGCAGGTTTAGATGTAACCCTTGTTGCAGATTATGCAGACGTTGGTTATTTTTTAGAGGTAGACCTGGCCTACGTACAAGAGCTCCACGAACGACATAAAGATTTACCGCTCGCGCCCGAAAAAATGAGCGTCCCGTATGAGTTGCTTTCGGATTATCAGAAAGACCTGATGAAAAAATTTAACCTCCCACAGCATGATATAGAACCGAAATTACTCCTTACACTGCTTGACAAGAAGAAGTATTTTCTTCATTATCGCAGTCTAAAGTTGTACCTACAGTTGGGTCTTCGGCTCGAGAAAATTCACCGGGTGCTCAGGTTCAAACAAAAACCATTCCTGCGATCCTATGTTGACTTCCATCATGAactacgcaagcaggcaaccaATACTTTCGAAC ctggagctattggtatatccttgcgttttagtttgtga
- the LOC135375113 gene encoding BEN domain-containing protein 5-like yields the protein MGSARQHWAPLSAIRSLRSWRSAFPTWFLLVTVYCVVSSVSILEDIMYAYVRYIEDDVPAILPVSLIRNFHPKSCDDYDTTSVKKAFWESKSGQDKNYNVRVLLLGESEKDLIVEMASRRMAIPDIIEGGSDAASNDAVDEVPLKEPRHQREKKKEAQTKQLEQILKKQNQEDSGSSDERQGAPCLTSMRHGPFWEGHVPKVLQHDRNRSSSVGRWLYKMES from the exons ATGGGCAGCGCCCGGCAACACTGGGCCCCACTATCCGCAATACGTTCCCTCCGCAGTTGGCGTTCTGCTTTTCCCACGTGGTTTTTGTTAGTGACTGTGTACTGTGTGGTCTCATCAGTTTCTATCTTGGAAGACATTATGTATGCATATGTGCGCTACATAGAAGACGATGTCCCGGCAATCTTACCGGTATCGCTTATAAGAAATTTTCACCCTAAGAGTTGCGATGACTACGACACAACGAGTGTGAAGAAGGCATTCTGGGAGTCGAAGAGCGGCCAAGATAAGAATTACAATGTGAGGGTCTTGCTACTGGGTG AATCAGAAAAAGACCTCATTGTGGAAATGGCTAGCAGGCGAATGGCGATTCCCGACATAATAGAGGGGGGTTCAGACGCAGCTTCAAATGACGCAGTGGACGAG GTCCCACTGAAGGAGCCCAGACATCaaagggaaaagaagaaagaggctCAGACGAAACAGCTGGAACAAATACTCAAAAAACAGAACCAGGAAGACTCAGGAAGCAGTGATGAAAG ACAAGGCGCGCCGTGCCTAACAAGCATGCGCCACGGCCCTTTTTGGGAAGGTCATGTGCCCAAAGTACTTCAACACGACCGGAATCGGTCCTCGTCGGTGGGGAG GTGGCTTTACAAGATGGAATCGTGA